The following coding sequences lie in one Peribacillus frigoritolerans genomic window:
- a CDS encoding AAA family ATPase encodes MIRGFVVSDGRKFTEEEIQMIWKKPPSHQESVEEVRVADTLNRNWQNGELRVINVLLEGDAGSGKTQLAKALSHDLQLPYTKITCFADMDKSDVFGSLLPVMEEAQVEDKKIIQFFEHNSTTQQLLENLSSYLQLNMTETKEYLAKLEKKIKDTGKNVTYKYYPSEIVRALQEGYLLEIQEPTVIRDASVLVALNSALEIDGILNTPTGMIKRHHDAVVVITTNRNYQGNRPLNESLRDRVQHTERMNLPSKEVMVKRGFSKVGFADEELLAMMAEIIILLDAISKANGIKGVAGMRSYFYWVNAVHQGENIFDSIYQKVIYKITTDETEIGILEKELESSQLLERIQSYLLNQKNPMNKPQAPLGSPMVDKYEEQRDGEDELQKDTSSFDFPKDEEEIQNSDSALPQQEKGNPLEIFSEKRSKDIEIDSNKGKEHEESQTGISQQQVKQMPEILEKHEAEKKKELNKEARTLMKNTIHQKEGIIIHRPHATNESMSEAESIKKEITPLVDSMARKILAVLEKEESETYTQGKLYGTRFNASKVVMGDYRYFDKKNPPTENPSLAVAIRIDESGSMVRAQRMESAKKAIIALTEFCRMLNVPLMIYGDTADISQREMTSLYSYKEFDDGYEGVIGKIATMKPRQNNRDGVNMRILAEKLSKQVASTKLLINISDGQPKAMPNYSGDAARVDIQSVISEYERKDVLFLSVAIGEDKEKIAELHGRERFLDMTDLKSFPQKLVETISRFL; translated from the coding sequence ATGATAAGAGGATTTGTCGTTTCAGATGGCAGGAAATTTACAGAAGAAGAAATACAAATGATTTGGAAAAAGCCTCCTAGTCATCAAGAAAGTGTGGAGGAAGTACGTGTTGCCGATACACTCAATAGGAATTGGCAAAATGGAGAACTGCGAGTCATCAATGTTCTGCTAGAGGGGGATGCTGGCTCAGGTAAAACACAACTTGCCAAAGCTCTCTCTCATGATCTTCAATTGCCATATACGAAAATTACCTGTTTTGCCGACATGGATAAATCAGATGTTTTCGGCTCACTTTTGCCTGTAATGGAAGAAGCACAAGTGGAAGATAAAAAAATAATTCAGTTTTTTGAACATAATAGCACGACGCAGCAGCTTTTAGAAAATTTGTCTTCCTATCTACAATTAAATATGACAGAAACGAAAGAATACTTGGCAAAACTTGAAAAGAAAATCAAAGACACCGGTAAGAATGTAACCTATAAGTATTATCCATCAGAAATCGTTCGTGCACTACAAGAAGGCTACTTGCTAGAGATACAGGAACCTACTGTCATTAGAGATGCATCGGTTTTAGTTGCATTGAATTCCGCTCTTGAAATTGATGGTATTTTAAATACTCCAACTGGAATGATCAAACGGCACCATGATGCTGTAGTGGTTATTACAACCAATAGAAATTATCAGGGGAATAGACCTCTTAATGAATCATTACGTGATCGAGTTCAACACACGGAACGAATGAATCTTCCTTCTAAGGAAGTGATGGTCAAACGGGGTTTCAGCAAAGTTGGTTTTGCAGATGAAGAGCTATTAGCAATGATGGCTGAAATCATTATTTTATTAGATGCTATCTCAAAAGCTAATGGAATCAAAGGTGTAGCAGGAATGAGAAGTTATTTCTATTGGGTGAATGCAGTGCATCAAGGAGAAAATATCTTTGATTCTATTTATCAAAAAGTTATCTATAAAATCACTACCGATGAAACGGAGATTGGAATACTAGAAAAAGAATTAGAAAGCAGTCAATTATTGGAGCGTATTCAATCTTATTTACTGAATCAAAAGAATCCAATGAACAAACCGCAAGCTCCTCTAGGGTCACCAATGGTAGATAAATATGAGGAACAACGAGACGGTGAGGATGAACTTCAAAAAGATACATCTTCCTTTGATTTTCCAAAAGATGAGGAGGAAATCCAAAATAGTGATTCCGCTTTGCCTCAACAAGAAAAAGGGAATCCATTAGAAATTTTTTCTGAAAAGAGATCAAAGGACATTGAAATCGATAGTAATAAAGGAAAAGAGCATGAGGAATCTCAAACAGGCATTTCTCAGCAACAAGTAAAACAGATGCCGGAAATACTAGAGAAGCATGAAGCAGAAAAGAAAAAAGAGTTGAATAAAGAAGCTCGAACGCTTATGAAAAACACGATTCATCAAAAAGAAGGGATCATTATCCACCGTCCTCATGCAACGAATGAAAGTATGAGTGAAGCAGAAAGTATTAAAAAGGAAATAACACCTCTTGTGGATAGTATGGCAAGAAAAATTCTTGCTGTATTAGAAAAAGAAGAGTCAGAAACATACACTCAAGGGAAGTTATACGGTACGCGATTTAATGCTTCTAAAGTTGTGATGGGAGATTATCGTTACTTTGATAAAAAAAATCCGCCAACTGAAAATCCCTCTCTAGCTGTAGCAATACGTATAGATGAATCTGGTTCCATGGTTCGGGCTCAACGAATGGAGAGTGCCAAAAAAGCAATAATCGCTTTAACAGAGTTTTGTAGAATGTTAAATGTTCCTTTGATGATTTATGGAGACACTGCAGATATTAGTCAAAGGGAAATGACTTCACTATACTCGTACAAAGAGTTTGATGATGGGTACGAAGGTGTTATAGGAAAAATTGCGACAATGAAGCCTCGCCAAAATAATCGTGACGGTGTTAATATGCGAATATTAGCCGAAAAATTATCGAAACAAGTTGCTTCTACCAAGCTATTGATAAATATTAGTGATGGACAACCAAAAGCCATGCCTAATTATTCTGGAGATGCAGCGAGGGTGGATATCCAATCAGTTATTAGTGAATATGAAAGAAAAGACGTGCTATTCCTATCTGTGGCTATTGGAGAAGATAAAGAAAAGATTGCAGAATTACACGGAAGAGAGAGATTTCTCGATATGACAGACCTTAAGTCGTTTCCTCAAAAATTAGTGGAAACAATCAGTCGCTTTTTATAG
- a CDS encoding macrolide family glycosyltransferase, protein MARVLFINGGSEGHINPTIGVVQELISRGEEVVYFTIEAYRERIEKTGATVRTIDGEKFIKAFLSGGRNYLLERINGLLRTVDIVIPSVLEQIKGEHFDYIIHDSMFGCGRLLAQILKLPAINSCTSFAQTKASFDKMLEQLSKEIPAEKVKPIYDEFHRLTVTVKEKYDVEIHSPYEVFCNPAPLSIVYTTREFQPFKEAFDQTYKFVGPSISSRLKQDNFDLAAIKGKSPLYISLGTVFNRSLDFYKLCFEAFGNSNHTVVMSIGQQIPLIDLGEIPQNFIVKKYVPQTEVLKCTKLFITHGGMNSTNEGLYYGVPLIVIPQSADQPIIAEQVANIGAGIKLQMQSLTANQLREAADHVLNDPSFHKSVSNIRESFQKSGGYHQAVDEIFEIKRQYDI, encoded by the coding sequence ATGGCACGTGTTTTATTTATTAATGGTGGATCAGAAGGACATATCAATCCAACTATTGGAGTTGTCCAAGAGCTTATTTCGCGTGGAGAAGAGGTAGTGTACTTTACTATAGAGGCTTATCGAGAACGTATCGAGAAGACGGGAGCTACTGTACGAACAATTGACGGTGAAAAATTTATAAAAGCTTTTCTCTCTGGTGGAAGAAATTATTTACTCGAAAGAATCAACGGTCTTTTACGTACGGTAGATATCGTCATACCTAGCGTTCTTGAACAGATCAAAGGAGAGCATTTTGATTACATCATCCATGATTCCATGTTTGGTTGTGGACGTTTACTTGCCCAAATCCTTAAGCTTCCCGCAATCAATTCTTGTACTTCTTTTGCGCAGACAAAAGCATCATTCGATAAAATGCTGGAACAGCTTTCTAAAGAAATACCTGCAGAAAAGGTTAAACCTATATACGATGAATTTCATAGACTAACGGTAACGGTGAAGGAAAAATATGATGTCGAGATCCATTCTCCTTACGAAGTTTTTTGTAACCCTGCACCACTTTCAATCGTTTATACAACTAGGGAGTTTCAACCTTTTAAAGAAGCATTCGACCAAACTTATAAATTTGTAGGTCCATCCATATCTTCACGGTTAAAACAGGATAACTTTGACCTTGCTGCTATCAAAGGAAAAAGTCCCCTTTACATTTCCCTAGGGACAGTTTTTAACCGGTCTCTTGATTTTTATAAGCTTTGTTTTGAAGCATTTGGAAATAGCAATCACACGGTTGTGATGTCGATCGGTCAACAAATCCCACTAATTGATTTGGGAGAGATCCCCCAAAACTTCATTGTAAAAAAATATGTTCCACAAACGGAAGTGCTAAAATGCACTAAATTATTTATCACACATGGCGGAATGAATAGTACCAATGAGGGTCTCTACTACGGGGTTCCTCTAATTGTAATCCCACAAAGCGCGGATCAGCCGATTATTGCAGAGCAAGTTGCCAATATCGGAGCCGGTATTAAATTACAAATGCAAAGCTTGACTGCAAATCAACTACGTGAGGCCGCAGATCATGTGTTAAACGACCCATCTTTCCATAAATCTGTTTCAAATATAAGGGAATCTTTTCAAAAATCGGGTGGATATCACCAAGCTGTTGATGAGATTTTTGAAATTAAAAGACAATACGATATTTAA
- a CDS encoding DUF6530 family protein: MNRDGYRYNSIITVENYDKVDGKAAYGKGIDSLSAGMLQGKSPRTGDIVGKIVMTDDSAQEIELSATRILDLAILILSTNLYFRDAYKFEKLYDPENPIVTALGLQGNKMQIEIDTKNENLDKDIQYFYDMLQSDGEILGERFRVINDIMKDMGYR; encoded by the coding sequence ATGAATAGAGATGGATATAGGTATAACTCAATTATCACTGTTGAAAATTACGACAAAGTAGATGGTAAGGCTGCCTATGGTAAAGGAATCGATTCGTTAAGCGCAGGAATGCTACAGGGAAAATCTCCTAGAACAGGAGATATCGTTGGAAAAATTGTAATGACTGATGATTCTGCTCAAGAAATTGAGTTATCTGCCACTAGAATTTTAGATTTAGCCATCCTTATTTTATCGACCAACTTATATTTTAGAGATGCATATAAATTTGAAAAACTGTATGATCCTGAAAATCCAATCGTTACTGCTTTAGGTTTGCAGGGAAATAAGATGCAAATAGAAATTGACACAAAAAACGAAAATTTAGATAAAGATATTCAATATTTTTATGATATGTTGCAATCGGATGGCGAAATTTTGGGAGAAAGATTTAGAGTCATCAACGATATTATGAAAGATATGGGATATCGGTAA
- a CDS encoding histidine phosphatase family protein, with amino-acid sequence MQILLIRHGESEDDFLEENYEGTTDLPLTIKGVEQVEKMCRRVSEEFPPEFIWSSTLLRASKTAETLSNTIQCPVTFLDDLREMQDMESKFDFRLRAQNVLSYIRENSANYKRIAIISHGGMITKMIESFLQLPPEINDVWFNSNNTGIHLLEYTDHPYKLIRFLNSTTHLN; translated from the coding sequence TTGCAGATACTTTTAATTCGACATGGTGAGTCAGAAGACGATTTTCTAGAAGAAAATTACGAAGGAACTACAGATTTACCACTAACTATTAAGGGAGTTGAACAAGTAGAAAAAATGTGCCGGCGTGTATCAGAAGAGTTTCCACCAGAATTCATATGGTCAAGTACCTTGCTTCGTGCTAGTAAAACTGCTGAAACTTTATCAAATACTATCCAATGCCCAGTAACATTCTTAGATGATTTACGAGAGATGCAAGATATGGAGAGTAAATTTGATTTTAGATTACGAGCACAAAATGTTCTTTCCTATATTAGAGAGAACAGTGCAAATTATAAACGAATTGCTATAATATCCCATGGGGGGATGATTACTAAAATGATTGAAAGCTTTCTTCAATTACCACCCGAAATTAATGATGTGTGGTTCAATTCTAATAATACAGGTATACATCTTCTTGAGTATACCGATCATCCATACAAACTTATAAGATTTTTAAATAGTACTACGCATTTGAATTAA
- a CDS encoding Type 1 glutamine amidotransferase-like domain-containing protein: MTKILLTSNGFFTDLIKQQFLQLIDGDLSNLKATIITTASHKKQNNRFAMKAREDLLGFGFKKVDFIDIEFDKPELLEKYNVIYINGGNPFYLLYHLKKSGADLKLKEIAKQNTILVGVSAGAIILGPNINVIDYFTPQMNTVNIKDLTALRITDEAIIPHYDREDLFPDSSSKTIEDRLKVFEKLNNCSVVRLRDDQFLLINN; the protein is encoded by the coding sequence ATGACAAAGATTTTATTAACTTCTAATGGATTTTTTACAGATTTAATTAAACAACAATTTTTGCAACTAATTGATGGAGATTTGAGTAATCTAAAAGCAACAATAATTACTACTGCTTCTCATAAAAAACAAAATAATAGATTCGCAATGAAAGCAAGAGAAGACCTCTTAGGATTTGGATTTAAGAAGGTTGATTTTATTGATATAGAATTTGATAAACCTGAACTACTTGAGAAATATAATGTAATCTATATCAACGGAGGAAATCCATTTTATTTGTTATACCATTTGAAAAAGAGTGGGGCTGACTTAAAATTAAAGGAAATAGCAAAACAAAACACCATATTAGTTGGGGTAAGTGCCGGAGCAATTATTCTTGGACCAAACATTAATGTTATAGATTATTTTACTCCTCAAATGAATACCGTGAATATTAAAGATTTAACTGCATTAAGAATAACCGACGAAGCTATAATTCCTCATTATGATAGGGAGGATTTATTTCCGGACTCTTCTAGCAAGACAATTGAAGATAGGTTGAAAGTCTTCGAAAAGCTAAATAATTGTTCTGTTGTCAGATTGAGGGATGACCAATTTTTACTTATAAATAATTAA
- a CDS encoding DUF2089 domain-containing protein: MAYKLITNCPVCSKTLKITKLQCSHCHTTIENEFEISKLASLSKDQLHFVEVFLTCRGNIKEVEKELGISYPTVRGKLTDIISSLGYVQKKKNEVDEKKVVTMLENGEITPEEAIKLLKEE, from the coding sequence ATGGCTTATAAATTAATCACAAATTGTCCTGTCTGCAGTAAAACATTGAAAATTACAAAGTTGCAGTGCTCTCATTGTCACACTACGATTGAAAATGAGTTTGAAATATCTAAGCTGGCATCCTTATCAAAGGATCAGCTTCATTTTGTGGAAGTATTTTTAACATGCAGAGGGAATATCAAGGAAGTTGAAAAGGAACTGGGGATTTCGTATCCAACGGTTCGAGGCAAGCTAACTGACATCATTTCATCCCTTGGATATGTGCAGAAGAAGAAAAATGAAGTGGACGAGAAAAAAGTTGTCACCATGTTGGAAAATGGCGAAATAACACCAGAAGAAGCCATTAAGCTCTTAAAAGAGGAATAG
- the proC gene encoding pyrroline-5-carboxylate reductase: MLRDKTVAFLGAGSMAESMISGIVQIGSIPAERIYVTNRSNQLRLEEMNHVYGVHAVHQDALPYEDVDFFILAMKPQGAADALDALKDKIRVDQVVISVLAGISTEFMENHLQLGQQVVRLMPNTSSMIRESATALCPGKHTAMDNVIAVKELFGCMGKVFLIEEEQMDIFTGIAGSGPAYFYYLMEHMEHAGVKKGMDEAMVREIVAQTILGAAKMIMVNDEAPASLREKVTSPNGTTASGLDALRKNNGGRAISQAIHHAAKRSKELNEEMEVAYRKSTIPPRVLGNFSTMRGRCLN; the protein is encoded by the coding sequence ATGTTGAGAGATAAAACTGTTGCATTTTTAGGAGCCGGTTCGATGGCAGAGTCGATGATTTCAGGAATTGTGCAGATTGGGAGCATACCAGCAGAGAGAATTTATGTGACAAATCGCAGCAATCAATTACGACTCGAGGAAATGAATCACGTGTATGGAGTTCATGCGGTCCATCAGGATGCATTGCCATATGAAGACGTTGATTTCTTTATTTTGGCAATGAAGCCCCAGGGAGCAGCAGATGCTCTCGATGCACTCAAAGATAAAATAAGAGTGGATCAAGTTGTGATTTCTGTATTAGCGGGCATTTCCACTGAATTCATGGAAAATCATCTACAGCTTGGACAGCAGGTTGTGCGGTTGATGCCGAATACGTCGAGCATGATCCGGGAGTCGGCAACTGCATTATGTCCGGGAAAACATACAGCGATGGACAATGTGATAGCAGTGAAAGAACTGTTTGGCTGTATGGGAAAAGTGTTCTTAATTGAAGAAGAGCAAATGGATATTTTTACAGGAATTGCAGGGAGCGGACCTGCTTACTTCTATTATTTAATGGAGCATATGGAACACGCTGGCGTTAAAAAGGGTATGGATGAAGCGATGGTCCGTGAGATTGTCGCCCAAACGATTTTAGGCGCAGCCAAGATGATTATGGTGAACGACGAGGCACCGGCAAGTCTCAGAGAGAAAGTGACTTCACCAAATGGAACGACAGCATCCGGACTTGATGCTTTAAGGAAAAATAATGGTGGCAGAGCCATTTCACAGGCGATTCATCATGCAGCGAAACGTTCGAAAGAGCTGAATGAAGAGATGGAAGTAGCGTACAGGAAATCGACTATTCCCCCGAGAGTACTGGGGAACTTCAGTACCATGAGAGGACGGTGTCTAAATTAA
- a CDS encoding YkvI family membrane protein, translated as MKRILKIASAFIGILIGAGFASGQETMLYFVSFGHLGTIGAIISVAIFAYLGMILMKLGSRTQTDSHQEVIYKISGRFLGWIIDYVLNAILFGVGIVMIAGSGSIFDQQFGLPSVIGTILMTVLVMITVMLKVDRVIKVIASVTPFLILVVLFLFIYSMFTMNSSFTSLEPHALEQNSAAGHWLISAINYISITIAMGASMTLVMGGNEPDERISSIGGLTGGIALGLLVIISHLTIFSNINNVADIDMPMLGIANSFSPLLGILYSLVLFAMIFNTAVSMFYSLGTRFSDPQTTKFKVIVISSLLIGFIASFFGFTKLVSSLYPIFGYMGIVLIIVLIIASFRMSRLTKEN; from the coding sequence ATGAAGAGAATCCTTAAGATTGCTAGCGCTTTTATCGGAATTCTTATCGGAGCCGGGTTCGCCTCAGGACAAGAAACCATGCTGTATTTTGTAAGCTTCGGGCACTTGGGAACAATTGGAGCTATCATTTCAGTCGCTATCTTTGCATACCTTGGAATGATTCTGATGAAGCTTGGCAGTCGTACACAAACAGATTCGCATCAGGAAGTAATTTATAAGATTAGTGGTCGCTTTCTCGGCTGGATCATTGATTATGTTCTGAACGCCATCTTATTTGGTGTAGGAATTGTCATGATTGCGGGGTCAGGCTCGATCTTTGATCAGCAATTCGGATTACCTTCCGTTATCGGCACAATTCTTATGACCGTTCTTGTTATGATAACAGTTATGCTGAAAGTTGACCGTGTGATTAAGGTAATTGCATCCGTCACACCATTTCTGATTCTTGTCGTACTTTTTCTATTTATTTATAGTATGTTTACAATGAATTCATCGTTTACGTCACTTGAACCACATGCGCTGGAACAAAATTCAGCTGCGGGACATTGGCTTATATCTGCAATAAACTATATTTCAATAACCATTGCAATGGGGGCTTCAATGACACTTGTTATGGGTGGAAATGAACCTGATGAAAGGATATCATCCATTGGAGGACTTACAGGAGGGATTGCTTTAGGTTTACTTGTTATAATTAGTCACCTTACTATTTTCTCAAATATTAATAATGTAGCGGATATAGATATGCCAATGTTGGGAATCGCCAACAGTTTTTCACCTCTCTTAGGTATTCTGTACTCTCTCGTTCTTTTCGCTATGATTTTCAATACGGCAGTCAGCATGTTCTACTCATTAGGAACACGCTTTTCAGATCCCCAGACCACAAAATTTAAAGTAATCGTTATTTCATCACTGTTAATAGGGTTTATAGCAAGCTTCTTTGGCTTTACTAAACTTGTTTCCTCTCTCTATCCAATCTTTGGCTATATGGGAATTGTTCTTATTATCGTTCTCATCATTGCTTCATTCCGAATGAGTCGATTAACGAAAGAAAATTAA
- a CDS encoding Type 1 glutamine amidotransferase-like domain-containing protein codes for MEICLIGGGNHTNNELGEVFLELSKMIKPEAKILIIPFATDNSRYESWMASITQAFSIMENVSIELLNEDLSDKEMKKSIIEHDILYFIGGKPERLIHVIEEKGLTPIIKNFQGFIIGYSAGSLAFCNDCIITKDKDYPETVVIKGLGLVGFCVEVHYEDNIDGELFPLSNERKIYAIPNGSAVFSKNGELYKGINDIYSFQNMEKEIVNSKVL; via the coding sequence ATGGAAATTTGTTTAATTGGTGGCGGAAATCACACAAATAATGAATTAGGTGAAGTGTTCTTGGAACTTTCAAAAATGATTAAACCTGAAGCTAAGATTTTAATAATCCCTTTTGCAACCGACAATTCCAGATATGAAAGTTGGATGGCAAGTATTACACAAGCCTTTTCAATCATGGAGAATGTAAGTATTGAATTATTAAATGAAGACCTTTCAGACAAAGAAATGAAAAAGTCTATAATAGAACATGATATTCTCTATTTTATAGGTGGAAAGCCAGAAAGGTTAATCCATGTAATTGAAGAAAAAGGACTTACCCCAATTATCAAAAACTTTCAAGGTTTTATCATTGGATATAGTGCGGGTTCTTTAGCTTTCTGTAATGATTGCATAATAACAAAAGATAAAGACTATCCAGAAACGGTAGTGATCAAGGGGTTAGGTTTAGTTGGGTTTTGCGTTGAGGTCCATTACGAGGATAATATAGATGGAGAATTATTTCCCCTATCAAATGAACGAAAGATATATGCAATACCAAATGGAAGTGCAGTTTTCTCCAAGAACGGGGAACTATATAAAGGTATAAATGATATCTATTCGTTTCAAAATATGGAAAAGGAAATAGTGAATTCCAAAGTATTATAG
- a CDS encoding TrkH family potassium uptake protein has translation MNSKIENFTKRLSAAQIIVFYYLVAVVVSTILLLLPITQTQNAELSFIDGVFISISAVTVTGLSTADVSQLLSVPGTFIFAIILQFGGIGVMAFGTILWLVSGRKIGLRARILMTTEQNSPTFSGIVRFIRMIFFFFVMIELLGAIVFGTYFLKYFPTWQEAYLQGFFASVSATTNAGFDITGKSLIPFADDYFVLTLNIVLFIIGSLGFPVLMEVSQWIRHKGKMPFRFSLFTKITTATFFILIVIGAILIYLFEYSHFYVEKTWHQSFVHSLFYSTSSRTGGMAISDVNQFSVPTILLLSIFMFIGASPSSAGGGIRTTTFAVMLLTIYNYAKGNRTIKIFKREIDEEDIIKSFIVFTTGMILCSVAVVILECIESAFSLTEILFEVSSAFGTVGLSLGITPELSTAGKVVIMTLMFIGKIGMFTFLFSMGGKPVKHPYHYPKERIIIG, from the coding sequence ATGAATAGTAAAATAGAGAACTTTACAAAACGACTATCTGCTGCTCAAATAATTGTTTTTTATTACCTGGTGGCTGTAGTGGTTTCAACCATTTTATTGCTGCTTCCTATTACTCAAACGCAGAATGCAGAGCTCTCATTTATTGATGGAGTATTCATTTCTATTAGTGCGGTAACTGTAACGGGATTATCCACGGCAGATGTAAGCCAGCTGCTTAGTGTTCCCGGTACGTTTATTTTTGCCATCATCCTCCAGTTTGGTGGAATTGGGGTCATGGCTTTCGGAACCATACTATGGCTTGTATCAGGAAGGAAAATAGGACTCAGGGCAAGAATACTCATGACGACAGAACAAAACAGCCCCACGTTTTCCGGGATTGTTCGGTTCATACGAATGATCTTCTTTTTCTTTGTCATGATTGAGCTATTAGGGGCTATTGTCTTCGGTACATATTTTTTGAAGTATTTCCCAACATGGCAAGAGGCTTATTTGCAGGGTTTCTTCGCCTCTGTGTCTGCTACGACAAATGCCGGTTTTGATATCACAGGAAAATCACTGATTCCGTTTGCAGACGATTATTTTGTCCTGACCCTTAATATAGTACTCTTTATTATCGGATCCCTTGGGTTTCCTGTTTTAATGGAGGTAAGCCAGTGGATCAGGCATAAGGGAAAGATGCCATTCCGGTTTTCCTTGTTCACAAAAATTACAACCGCAACTTTTTTCATACTGATCGTAATTGGAGCCATTCTCATTTATCTGTTTGAGTACAGTCATTTCTATGTGGAAAAGACTTGGCATCAATCCTTTGTCCATTCTTTGTTTTATTCGACATCTTCAAGGACTGGCGGAATGGCGATCAGCGATGTCAATCAATTTTCAGTACCTACCATTTTGTTACTGAGTATTTTTATGTTCATTGGGGCATCCCCCAGCAGTGCTGGGGGTGGGATAAGAACCACCACGTTTGCTGTGATGCTGCTTACCATTTACAACTATGCGAAAGGGAACAGAACAATAAAAATATTCAAAAGGGAGATCGATGAGGAAGATATCATCAAGTCATTCATCGTTTTCACAACAGGTATGATCCTGTGCAGTGTGGCAGTTGTCATTCTTGAATGCATTGAATCTGCCTTTTCCCTAACGGAAATTTTATTCGAAGTCTCCTCTGCTTTTGGCACTGTAGGCCTTTCGCTTGGCATTACACCGGAATTGAGTACTGCCGGGAAGGTCGTAATCATGACTTTAATGTTTATAGGGAAAATAGGGATGTTTACCTTCTTATTCAGCATGGGAGGCAAACCAGTTAAACATCCGTATCATTATCCCAAAGAGCGCATCATTATAGGATGA
- a CDS encoding isochorismatase family protein has product MIIDAQQELIEGNKEKQGVFEKEKIINNINTVIEKAINESIPVVFIRDLDVSNGEGPGFQIHRDIKIPSTAIIFDKAATNSFYGTPLHEHLSENNVDHIVIMGCKTEHCIDSAVRTATINHFDVTLVGDGHSTSDSKNLSAKQIILHHNDTLHGHYNVDNFSLVRNSNEELFKPIHNNYR; this is encoded by the coding sequence CTGATAATCGATGCTCAACAGGAATTAATAGAAGGTAATAAAGAAAAACAAGGAGTCTTTGAGAAAGAAAAAATCATTAACAACATTAATACTGTAATTGAAAAAGCGATAAATGAAAGTATCCCCGTTGTTTTTATAAGAGATTTAGATGTTTCAAATGGAGAAGGACCTGGATTCCAGATACACAGGGATATTAAAATACCATCAACTGCTATCATATTTGATAAAGCTGCCACAAATTCATTTTATGGAACCCCATTACATGAACATTTAAGTGAAAACAATGTAGATCATATTGTAATAATGGGATGTAAGACGGAACATTGTATTGATTCAGCTGTTAGAACAGCAACAATCAATCATTTTGATGTAACATTAGTTGGTGATGGACATTCTACTTCTGACTCAAAAAACTTATCTGCAAAACAAATAATCCTTCATCACAATGACACCCTTCACGGTCACTATAATGTAGACAATTTTTCACTTGTTAGAAATTCTAATGAAGAATTGTTTAAACCTATTCACAATAATTATCGATAA
- a CDS encoding SHOCT-like domain-containing protein: protein MKEEITRVLTMVQEGKIDADKGSELIQILKEKEETGNKLLEKPTKYLDKTLKVRVVSAENDNVTVNLPIKLVKAVLVAGHSIAASIPQSEKYVKDIDISLIIEAIENELDGQIVDIKSANGDTVSVIID from the coding sequence ATGAAAGAGGAAATTACAAGAGTGTTAACAATGGTTCAAGAAGGGAAGATTGATGCAGATAAGGGATCAGAATTGATTCAAATATTAAAAGAGAAAGAAGAGACAGGTAATAAGCTTCTTGAAAAACCGACTAAATATTTAGATAAAACATTAAAAGTTCGTGTTGTATCCGCCGAAAATGATAACGTCACGGTCAATTTGCCTATAAAACTGGTCAAGGCAGTATTAGTGGCTGGACACAGCATCGCAGCGAGTATTCCTCAATCGGAAAAATACGTTAAAGATATAGACATAAGCCTTATTATTGAAGCAATCGAAAACGAATTAGATGGCCAAATTGTTGATATTAAATCGGCAAACGGGGATACCGTTTCCGTCATCATTGATTAG